In one Bombyx mori chromosome 4, ASM3026992v2 genomic region, the following are encoded:
- the LOC101738537 gene encoding FAD-dependent oxidoreductase domain-containing protein 1 isoform X1, with product MIVSSLFRASRQSTAISTFARYNHEQKNPMIKTWNIMTKSNTRFSYPENTDIVIIGGGIIGAATAYWLKRRAGDGLSVVVIEKDFSYKQAQRHLQHGTLSQHFTLPENLFLSQFSAFFLRNIREHLGEDINVEYCPTGSLVLASNDYAQKLEETSSLLKEHGSPNELLSPKEINKKFPWINTADIKLGCMGVESEGTFNGWELHKGFVKKSKELGALYINAEVVGFDLEQQRDVLMEGVTPGAFERIMRVRYMTEENEEYGIKFAGCILTAGSDSSEIAKFAKVGTGDGMLMVPLPVEKRKHEVYSLEGNNTEIGLNTPMIMDTTGLWLQRKGLGKDFLGGYLPSLDQNDNLVDTEQYLKTTFLSSLMHRIPSCNNAQVQSHSSLYYDCTTYDNSGILGPHPYHNNLYIAAGFGQLGCQHAPGLGRALTELIIDSQFNTIDLTRLGFDRLLTDQPMMECNAY from the exons atgattgtttcaagtttatttcgTGCAAGTCGTCAATCTACAGCAATTTCAACATTTGCTCGCTATAATCATGAACAGAAAAACCCCATGATAAAAACTTGGAATATAATGACGAAATCTAATACAAGATTTTCGTACCCAGAAAATACTGATATTGTTATAATAGGTGGTGGTATAATAGGAGCAGCAACAGCTTATTGGTTAAAGCGCAGAGCTGGTGATGGTCTCTCAGTAGTGGTCATAGAAAAAGATTTTTCC TATAAACAAGCTCAAAGGCACCTTCAGCATGGAACACTTTCACAACATTTCACACTACCAGAAAATTTGTTCCTATCGCAATTCAGTGCATTCTTCCTTAGAAACATTAGAGAACATCTTGGTGAAGATATAAATGTTGAATATTGTCCAACTGGGTCATTAGTACTGGCGAGTAACGACTATGCACAAAAATTAGAAGAAACTTCTTCATTATTGAAGGAACATGGGTCACCAAATGAACTTTTGTCTCctaaggaaataaataaaaagtttccaTGGATAAATACTGCAGATATCAAGTTAG gaTGCATGGGTGTAGAATCTGAGGGAACATTTAATGGATGGGAACTACATAAAGGCTTTGTAAAAAAGTCAAAAGAACTTGGAGCATTATATATTAATGCTGAAGTAGTTGGTTTTGATTTGGAGCAACAGCGAGATGTTCTAATGGAAGGTGTCACCCCAGGTGCATTTGAAAGGATAATGCGAGTTAGATACATGACAGAAGAAAATGAAGAATATGGAATAAAATTTGCTGGATGCATATTAACAGCTGGTTCTGATTCTAGTGAAATAGCTAAATTTGCAAAAGTAGGTACTGGTGATGGAATGCTCATGGTACCATTACCTGTTGAGAAAAG AAAACATGAAGTTTATTCTCTTGAAGGAAATAATACAGAAATTGGTCTTAATACTCCCATGATAATGGATACAACTGGGTTATGGTTACAAAGAAAAGGTTTAGGAAAGGACTTCTTAGGTGGATATTTACCTTCACTAGATCAAAATGATAATCTTGTTGATACAGAACAGTATTTGAAAACAACTTTTCTATCATCATTAATGCATAGAATCCCTAGCTGTAATAATGCTCAG GTACAAAGCCATAGCAGTTTGTATTATGATTGCACCACATACGACAATTCAGGAATATTGGGACCACATCCTTATCATAATAATTTGTATATTGCTGCAGGATTTGGTCAGCTAG GTTGTCAACATGCTCCGGGTTTGGGAAGAGCTCTAACGGAACTAATCATAGACAGTCAGTTCAATACTATCGACTTGACAAGGCTTGGATTTGACAGATTATTAACTGATCAACCTATGATGGAATGCAATGCTTAttga
- the LOC101738537 gene encoding FAD-dependent oxidoreductase domain-containing protein 1 isoform X2, translating into MIVSSLFRASRQSTAISTFARYNHEQKNPMIKTWNIMTKSNTRFSYPENTDIVIIGGGIIGAATAYWLKRRAGDGLSVVVIEKDFSYKQAQRHLQHGTLSQHFTLPENLFLSQFSAFFLRNIREHLGEDINVEYCPTGSLVLASNDYAQKLEETSSLLKEHGSPNELLSPKEINKKFPWINTADIKLGCMGVESEGTFNGWELHKGFVKKSKELGALYINAEVVGFDLEQQRDVLMEGVTPGAFERIMRVRYMTEENEEYGIKFAGCILTAGSDSSEIAKFAKVGTGDGMLMVPLPVEKRKHEVYSLEGNNTEIGLNTPMIMDTTGLWLQRKGLGKDFLGGYLPSLDQNDNLVDTEQYLKTTFLSSLMHRIPSCNNAQVVNMLRVWEEL; encoded by the exons atgattgtttcaagtttatttcgTGCAAGTCGTCAATCTACAGCAATTTCAACATTTGCTCGCTATAATCATGAACAGAAAAACCCCATGATAAAAACTTGGAATATAATGACGAAATCTAATACAAGATTTTCGTACCCAGAAAATACTGATATTGTTATAATAGGTGGTGGTATAATAGGAGCAGCAACAGCTTATTGGTTAAAGCGCAGAGCTGGTGATGGTCTCTCAGTAGTGGTCATAGAAAAAGATTTTTCC TATAAACAAGCTCAAAGGCACCTTCAGCATGGAACACTTTCACAACATTTCACACTACCAGAAAATTTGTTCCTATCGCAATTCAGTGCATTCTTCCTTAGAAACATTAGAGAACATCTTGGTGAAGATATAAATGTTGAATATTGTCCAACTGGGTCATTAGTACTGGCGAGTAACGACTATGCACAAAAATTAGAAGAAACTTCTTCATTATTGAAGGAACATGGGTCACCAAATGAACTTTTGTCTCctaaggaaataaataaaaagtttccaTGGATAAATACTGCAGATATCAAGTTAG gaTGCATGGGTGTAGAATCTGAGGGAACATTTAATGGATGGGAACTACATAAAGGCTTTGTAAAAAAGTCAAAAGAACTTGGAGCATTATATATTAATGCTGAAGTAGTTGGTTTTGATTTGGAGCAACAGCGAGATGTTCTAATGGAAGGTGTCACCCCAGGTGCATTTGAAAGGATAATGCGAGTTAGATACATGACAGAAGAAAATGAAGAATATGGAATAAAATTTGCTGGATGCATATTAACAGCTGGTTCTGATTCTAGTGAAATAGCTAAATTTGCAAAAGTAGGTACTGGTGATGGAATGCTCATGGTACCATTACCTGTTGAGAAAAG AAAACATGAAGTTTATTCTCTTGAAGGAAATAATACAGAAATTGGTCTTAATACTCCCATGATAATGGATACAACTGGGTTATGGTTACAAAGAAAAGGTTTAGGAAAGGACTTCTTAGGTGGATATTTACCTTCACTAGATCAAAATGATAATCTTGTTGATACAGAACAGTATTTGAAAACAACTTTTCTATCATCATTAATGCATAGAATCCCTAGCTGTAATAATGCTCAG GTTGTCAACATGCTCCGGGTTTGGGAAGAGCTCTAA